GCAGGTTTTATTTGATTTAATTATCAAAGAAAAATTGAATGTACGCCAGTCTGAGCAAGCGGCTACCGCTTTGAAAAATCCAAAATCTCCAGCGGCAAAAAAAGCAAAAGCTGAGCTTTCAAACAATTATAAAAGAGCTCAAAAAGCGATTTCAGATATTCTTGATGTAAAAGTTGAGATAAAAACAACAGGAACCGGTAAAAGAGGTAAGATTGTTTTAGATTTTAAAAATGAAGATGAGCTGGAATATATTTTATCTCACATTAAATAAATGAAAAACATTCTTTTTTCTTTTTTTCTGCTTTCTTCAGGGCTGGTTTTTTCACAAACCAATCCTAGAGACACCATCAGGTTAGAGCATTATGCTACAGACAGTATTCCTGCTGTAAAACCGCAGGCTGAAGCTAAAGTGGTTGCAGATATCGAAAAAGCAAATGCACCAGCCTCTTTAAAAGTAAAAAAGCTAAATCCTACAAAAGCAGGTCTGTATTCTGCAGTTTTGCCGGGATTAGGACAGGTGTACAATAAAAAATACTGGAAAGTGCCCCTTGTTTGGGGAGCTGTAGGAACCGGAGTAGGGATAGCTATCTGGAATGAAAATCAATATAAAAAGTATCGCGAATATTATGTTGCAAAACTTAATGGTGCTCAAAATGACTTTCTAGACAGACACCCTTCTTTTGATAAGGTGGCATTGGGAAACGCACAAGACAAAGTGAAAAGACAGAGAGATTATGCAATTGCCATTACAGGATTAATCTATATTTTAAATATTGTAGATGCTGTGGTAGATGCCCATTTGTATGAAGGTCGTAAAGATCCAGATTTAACATTAGCTCCTGCGGTAATCTATGATGAATTTAATACTAATCCTCCAAAAACAGGCTTAGCTTTAAGTTTCAGATTCTAGAAAAAGATAATAAATAGTAAGATAATAAGTTTCAAAATTTTATGAAAATAGCATTAGTAGGATACGGAAGAATGGGGAAGATAATTGATGAGATTGCCTTAAAAAGAGGTCATGAAGTCGTTGCCCGACTGAAAGAAACTCCGACCGCTGAAAATCTTAATCATCCGGATGTGGTGATTGAGTTTTCGCTTCCTGAGGTTGCTTTTGATAATATTAAAGCTTGTCTTGAAAATAAAATTCCGGTAATCTGTGGAACAACAGGTTGGCTGGAAAGAAAAGCTGAAGTTGAACAATTGGCTGTAGAAAACGAAACTGCATTTTTATATGGTTCAAATTTCAGTTTAGGCGTTAATTTATTTTTTGCTTTAAACGAAAAATTGGCAGATTTAATGAAAAATGTCGATGAATATTCTTGTCAGTTGGAAGAGATTCATCACATCCACAAATTGGATGCACCAAGTGGAACAGCTATTTCTCTGGCAGAAGGAATCATCAAGAACAATGCAAAATATGATGCTTGGAAGCTTGAGGAAACTAAGGAAAAACAATTGGGTATTTTTGCAATCCGTGAAGATGAAGTTCCGGGAACGCATTCTGTGTATTACAGAAGTGAAGTAGACGAAATCGAAATAAAACATAAAGCATACAACAGAAACGGCTTTGCTTTGGGAGCTGTCGTTGCTGCAGAATGGATTAAAGATAAAAAAGGAAACTTTACAATGAAAGATGTTTTAGGACTCTAGATTTGTAACAAAATCCCTACATTGCAAACTAATAAGACTGAATGGTGAATTGTCAATAGTGAATCTATCAACATTTATCGCTTATCATTAATCATTTATAATTACAGATTAGGCACAAAAATTTATGAATTATTTTTTAACGTACACAGTTTATGTTCTCATTTTATCAGTATTGATGGGGATTTCCACTTGGAAGCTGTTTAAGAAATTAGGGTATAATCCGGTATTCGCATTTATCCCTTTCTATAATTATTTCATTATACTTAAAGAAACGAAACACCCTAAATGGTGGGCAATCTTGTCATATCTACCCATTGTAGGACCTATTATGATGAGTGTTTTTCATTTGTATTTAATGAGAAAATTTGGAAAAAGCCTATTCAAAGATCAATTGTTGACGGTTATTTTGCCGTTTATTTATATGGCAACGGTAAATTATTCTAAAGATACCGAGCTTGAGGATGAAAATGATTTATATTTAACAGAAGAAGAGAAAAACGCACAAAAGAAAGATACCTTTATGGGATCAATCACTTTTGCAGTTGTTTTTGCAACGATTATTCACGTTTTTGTAACACAGCCTTTCGGAATTCCTACCGGATCAATGGAGAGAACTTTATTGGTTGGAGATTTCCTTTTTGTAAATAAATGGAGCTACGGTTACAGATTACCGATGCGTCCTGTAGCCATTCCTTTTTTACAAGGAACAATTATGGATACTGGCGAACCTGGTAATCCTAAAGACGATCCTAAATCTTATGTTGAAGCGGTAAAATTACCTTACGAAAGAATTTTCCAATTCAGCAAACCTCAAAGAAATGATATTGTTGTTTTCAATTATCCAAGAGATTCTGTGCATACATCACTTGACAGAGCTGATCCATATGTGAAAAGATTGGTTGCAGTTGCAGGAGATACTTTTGAGATGAGAAACGGAAGACTTTTTGTTAATAACAAACCGGAAACTGTTTTAGGTGATCAGGAAGTTCAGCACAGATATATTGTCACTACAGGTAGCCAACTTGATATTCCGGGATTATACAATATTTTTGGTTTTTTACCTGTACAGGAAATTCCAAATGGTAATGGGT
The sequence above is a segment of the Chryseobacterium turcicum genome. Coding sequences within it:
- a CDS encoding DUF5683 domain-containing protein, with amino-acid sequence MKNILFSFFLLSSGLVFSQTNPRDTIRLEHYATDSIPAVKPQAEAKVVADIEKANAPASLKVKKLNPTKAGLYSAVLPGLGQVYNKKYWKVPLVWGAVGTGVGIAIWNENQYKKYREYYVAKLNGAQNDFLDRHPSFDKVALGNAQDKVKRQRDYAIAITGLIYILNIVDAVVDAHLYEGRKDPDLTLAPAVIYDEFNTNPPKTGLALSFRF
- the dapB gene encoding 4-hydroxy-tetrahydrodipicolinate reductase codes for the protein MKIALVGYGRMGKIIDEIALKRGHEVVARLKETPTAENLNHPDVVIEFSLPEVAFDNIKACLENKIPVICGTTGWLERKAEVEQLAVENETAFLYGSNFSLGVNLFFALNEKLADLMKNVDEYSCQLEEIHHIHKLDAPSGTAISLAEGIIKNNAKYDAWKLEETKEKQLGIFAIREDEVPGTHSVYYRSEVDEIEIKHKAYNRNGFALGAVVAAEWIKDKKGNFTMKDVLGL
- the lepB gene encoding signal peptidase I, which encodes MNYFLTYTVYVLILSVLMGISTWKLFKKLGYNPVFAFIPFYNYFIILKETKHPKWWAILSYLPIVGPIMMSVFHLYLMRKFGKSLFKDQLLTVILPFIYMATVNYSKDTELEDENDLYLTEEEKNAQKKDTFMGSITFAVVFATIIHVFVTQPFGIPTGSMERTLLVGDFLFVNKWSYGYRLPMRPVAIPFLQGTIMDTGEPGNPKDDPKSYVEAVKLPYERIFQFSKPQRNDIVVFNYPRDSVHTSLDRADPYVKRLVAVAGDTFEMRNGRLFVNNKPETVLGDQEVQHRYIVTTGSQLDIPGLYNIFGFLPVQEIPNGNGFVYAFQGLTDKMAAEIKKLPQVIEMKEDIQPKGELAIAYRDEARTKIDTTNSIFPINSGWNQDQYGPLKIPKKGDVVTLNENTLPEYQWIIKNYEHNSLENKNGKIFVNGKETNQYTIQQDYYMMVGDNRDASLDARFFGFVPEENIVGKPMFTWMSLQGAFSDNGSTYQAPFKVRWDRMFKATNTGEANKTSYWWIAAMILVLFFGWEYFMKLFGKKKEDEI